The nucleotide sequence ATGCGCGAGTGCCACCCACGGCGTCCCGGCGCCGGGCAGGATCTTCGCCGCCTCCTTCCTCATCTCGCCGAGCAGTCGGTGGAACTCGGCCCAGCCGTACGCGTACGCCTCGTCGAGGTCCAGGTCCGAACCGGTGAAGTAGCGGACCAGCTTGCCGTAGCGCTCCCGGCCGACCGTGTTCGGCGCGTCCTCGACGGCCGGGGCGTACACGTCCCGCATCCAGTCGCGCAGCTCCACCACGGCCCGGGTCGCGGCGCGGGCGGCCTCGTCGAGTTCGGGGCGCAGCGAGTCGGGGCCCGCGGCGGCGAAGTCCTCGAACCAGCCGCGCCCGGAACCGTCCGTGTCCGCCCACTCGCTGAGCTGGCCGACGAAGGTCGCGGTCGGGCGGGGGCCCGCGTACAGCTTGCGCTCCAGTCCGAGCGCGAGGGACTCGCGGTATCCGGCGTACGCCGTCGGCACCGCGCGCAGCCGCTCCGCGATCGCCGCCCAGTCCTCCTCGGTCTCGGCCGGCGTGATGGTGAAGACCTCGCGCACCTCGTGCGGCGGCGTGACCATGTTGCCGACCGCGCGCAGACCCTCGTCGGCCTCGTGCACGGCCAGCTCCGCCGTCAGCCGCTCGCGCAGCAGGCGCGCGCACCGGCGCTCGGCGTCACTGTCCGCGCCCGGCCGGCGCTCCGCCGCGTCGAGCCGCGCGAGCGTCGCCCGGATCAGCTCCGCACGGGCCTCCTGACCCGCCGGCGAGGTGTCCGGCAACCTGCTGGAACTCTCCTTCACACCCAGGTACGTGCCGGTCACGGGGTCGAGGGCGATGAGATCGTCGACATACGCGTCGGCGACCTCGCGGGGGAGGGGACTCTTGGTGTCAGCCATGCCGACAATCTTGGTACGGAGGCGGGGGCGGCGTCAGCCGCTTAACGGGCACTTGAGCCTTACGTCGGCCGGATTCCGCCCACAGCGTGATCCACATCGAGGGAGTCGCGGGCGTGGTCCGGCG is from Streptomyces sp. NBC_01314 and encodes:
- a CDS encoding DUF885 domain-containing protein, which gives rise to MADTKSPLPREVADAYVDDLIALDPVTGTYLGVKESSSRLPDTSPAGQEARAELIRATLARLDAAERRPGADSDAERRCARLLRERLTAELAVHEADEGLRAVGNMVTPPHEVREVFTITPAETEEDWAAIAERLRAVPTAYAGYRESLALGLERKLYAGPRPTATFVGQLSEWADTDGSGRGWFEDFAAAGPDSLRPELDEAARAATRAVVELRDWMRDVYAPAVEDAPNTVGRERYGKLVRYFTGSDLDLDEAYAYGWAEFHRLLGEMRKEAAKILPGAGTPWVALAHLDEHGRHIEGVDEVRDWLQSLMDEAIEALDGTHFDLAEPVRKVESCIAPPGGAAAPYYSAPTEDFSRPGRTWLPTMGATRFPVYDLVSTWYHEGVPGHHLQLAQWVYVKDDLSRYQATIGGVSANAEGWALYAERLMDELGFLKDAEERLGYLDAQMMRATRVIVDIGMHLELEIPADSPFHPGERWTVDLAQEFFGAHSSRPADFVESELTRYLTMPGQAIGYKLGERAWLLGRENAKRRHGDAFDAKAWHMAALSQGSLGLDDLVDELSQL